A window from Solanum stenotomum isolate F172 chromosome 7, ASM1918654v1, whole genome shotgun sequence encodes these proteins:
- the LOC125871652 gene encoding ethylene-responsive transcription factor RAP2-7-like, producing MFDLNLCFEEDAMETVTTSGKLKEPSFGQIENSGTSNSSIVNVETSSTAGDDEFISCSDQRTDGYTFEILRADYEGNGFVTKELFPLTGGESAAPPSQQQQQWLDLSGNYSGVPMEQRIVVGPPQLRQQVKKSRRGPRSRSSQYRGVTFYRRTGRWESHIWDCGKQVYLGGFDTAHAAARAYDRAAIKFRGLDADINFNVSDYHDDLKQMGNFSKEEFVHILRRQSTGFSRGSSKYRGVTLHKCGRWEARMGQFLGKKAYDKAAIKCNGREAVTNFELSTYEGELSTEADNGGADHNLDLNLGIAPSVSADDQGGNTCQTGNYVVQCASNGLPGYRGAMNIPTTTMGGKLLHGHQLLTDRPLLWNGVNTSIFPTLKGTALGKGIEVDSSPNWTRQDQHPYGGSPSVPLLSTAASSGFANTTTAAAQLPCFSNGKLPYQHSPSLANMNFAHYYCRS from the exons ATGTTTGACCTTAATCTTTGTTTCGAGGAAGATGCTATGGAAACTGTTACGACGTCGGGGAAGCTGAAGGAACCGTCATTTGGGCAAATTGAGAATTCCGGTACATCGAATTCATCTATTGTGAACGTGGAAACATCCAGTACTGCCGGCGATGATGAGTTCATTTCGTGTTCCGATCAGCGCACTGATGGGTACACATTTGAGATTCTCAGAGCTGATTATGAAGGGAATGGGTTTGTGACTAAGGAGTTGTTTCCGTTAACCGGTGGAGAATCGGCAGCGCCGCCGtcgcagcagcagcagcagtgGTTGGATCTCTCGGGTAATTACAGTGGTGTTCCGATGGAGCAGAGGATCGTTGTTGGTCCACCACAGCTGAGACAACAGGTGAAGAAGAGTCGAAGAGGACCTAGGTCCCGGAGTTCCCAATACCGCGGTGTCACATTCTATCGGAGAACTGGACGATGGGAATCTCACATCTG GGATTGTGGGAAACAAGTTTATTTAG GGGGATTTGACACTGCACATGCTGCTGCTAG GGCATATGATCGTGCTGCGATTAAATTTAGAGGACTTGATGCAGATATCAATTTCAATGTCAGTGATTATCATGATGATTTAAAGCAG ATGGGGAACTTTTCTAAGGAAGAGTTTGTGCACATACTTCGACGACAGAGCACTGGTTTCTCTAGAGGAAGTTCAAAATACAGGGGAGTTACGTTGCACAAATGTGGACGATGGGAAGCTCGGATGGGGCAGTTTCTTGGAAAGAA GGCGTACGATAAGGCTGCTATAAAATGCAATGGAAGGGAGGCAGTCACCAATTTTGAGCTAAGCACATATGAAGGTGAATTAAGTACTGAGGCTGATAATGGAG GTGCAGACCATAATCTTGATCTGAACTTGGGAATAGCCCCCTCTGTATCCGCTGATGACCAGGGTGGCAACACCTGCCAAACGGGAAACTATGTAGTCCAGTGTGCCTCAAATGGTTTGCCTGGATATAGAGGAGCCATG AACATTCCTACTACCACAATGGGAGGTAAACTGCTTCACGGCCATCAACTGCTAACTGATCGCCCTCTGCTCTGGAACGGAGTGAACACCAGTATCTTTCCCACATTGAAG GGAACAGCATTAGGGAAGGGTATAGAAGTTGATTCTTCACCAAATTGGACGCGGCAAGACCAACATCCTTATGGCGGGAGTCCTTCAGTGCCACTCTTGTCTACTGCAGCATCATCAGGATTCGCTAATACAACTACAGCTGCTGCTCAGCTACCCTGCTTTTCCAATGGAAAATTACCTTACCAGCATTCACCATCACTTGCCAATATGAACTTTGCGCATTATTACTGCAGGAGCTGA